A single region of the Musa acuminata AAA Group cultivar baxijiao chromosome BXJ1-11, Cavendish_Baxijiao_AAA, whole genome shotgun sequence genome encodes:
- the LOC135597675 gene encoding uncharacterized protein LOC135597675 isoform X1, giving the protein MELSCVASPRGLYVFPSTCASSGCGFCRRDRRKVAGWSRINASTEGSPEPIHTAGTNKPQRRDFAAGGPAMDVSASPVSSGTTSTTVVERSLAGGGDYDFSVLEKLATVVRLSYGIGIYGAMALATKFVCAISGTDWTGAFHPSLEAIVSGLCYAAPPIVALLFILDDEVVKHSPHARAIRDVEDEELRSFFHGMSPWQLMLIVTASSIGEELFYRVAVQGTMADVFLRGTELMKDAHGITSLTGVMPLFVPFAQAFAAAITAALTGSLYYVATAAGDPTYVAAPALSSPTGREDLKKLLAAWCERREMKKIYSPLLEALLALYLGFEWIQTRNILAPMITHGMYSAVLLGHGLCRIHDGERQVKVEPKNSDEPIVEQTR; this is encoded by the exons ATGGAGCTCAGCTGCGTCGCTTCTCCCCGTGGCCTCTACGTCTTCCCATCCACCTGTGCTTCTTCCGGATGTGGCTTCTGCCGCCGGGATAGGAGGAAGGTTGCTGGATGGTCTAGAATCAATGCGTCGACGGAGGGAAGCCCCGAGCCGATCCACACCGCAGGCACCAACAAGCCACAGCGTAGGGATTTCGCCGCAGGCGGTCCCGCGATGGACGTGTCCGCGTCGCCGGTATCTTCGGGTACCACGAGCACCACCGTTGTCGAGCGGAGCCTCGCTGGCGGCGGGGACTACGATTTCTCAGTCTTGGAGAAGCTGGCCACCGTCGTCAGGCTTAGCTACGGGATAG GCATATACGGAGCCATGGCGCTGGCGACCAAGTTCGTATGCGCCATCTCGGGGACAGATTGGACAGGCGCGTTCCATCCGTCGCTGGAAGCGATCGTGAGCGGCCTCTGTTATGCTGCTCCACCAATAGTGGCTCTGCTCTTCATCCTAGAT GACGAGGTCGTGAAGCACTCACCTCATGCTCGTGCTATTAGAGATGTAGAGGACGAGGAGCTCCGGAGCTTCTTCCATGGCATGTCACCATGGCAG CTCATGCTCATTGTTACTGCGAGTTCAATCGGGGAGGAGCTCTTTTATCGGGTTGCTGTTCAG GGAACAATGGCTGATGTGTTCTTGAGGGGCACCGAGCTCATGAAAGATGCACATGGAATCACATCTCTG ACTGGTGTAATGCCTCTGTTTGTCCCCTTTGCTCAAGCATTTGCTGCTGCTATCACGGCTGCTCTTACAGGGTCATTGTATTATGTTGCTACAGCTGCCGGCG ATCCTACTTATGTGGCTGCACCAGCGCTAAGTTCTCCCACTGGCCGTGAAGATCTCAAGAAGCTTCTTGCGG CTTGGTGTGAAAGAAGGGAAATGAAGAAGATATATTCTCCACTTCTGGAAGCTTTGCTAGCTCTCTACCTTGGATTCGAATGGATTCAG ACTCGTAATATtctagcgcctatgatcacacatGGGATGTATTCTGCTGTTTTGCTGGGACATGGGCTCTGCAGGATTCATGATGGGGAAAGGCAAGTGAAGGTGGAGCCGAAGAACTCCGATGAACCAATCGTAGAGCAAACAAGATGA
- the LOC135597675 gene encoding uncharacterized protein LOC135597675 isoform X4, translating into MALATKFVCAISGTDWTGAFHPSLEAIVSGLCYAAPPIVALLFILDDEVVKHSPHARAIRDVEDEELRSFFHGMSPWQLMLIVTASSIGEELFYRVAVQGTMADVFLRGTELMKDAHGITSLTGVMPLFVPFAQAFAAAITAALTGSLYYVATAAGDPTYVAAPALSSPTGREDLKKLLAAWCERREMKKIYSPLLEALLALYLGFEWIQTRNILAPMITHGMYSAVLLGHGLCRIHDGERQVKVEPKNSDEPIVEQTR; encoded by the exons ATGGCGCTGGCGACCAAGTTCGTATGCGCCATCTCGGGGACAGATTGGACAGGCGCGTTCCATCCGTCGCTGGAAGCGATCGTGAGCGGCCTCTGTTATGCTGCTCCACCAATAGTGGCTCTGCTCTTCATCCTAGAT GACGAGGTCGTGAAGCACTCACCTCATGCTCGTGCTATTAGAGATGTAGAGGACGAGGAGCTCCGGAGCTTCTTCCATGGCATGTCACCATGGCAG CTCATGCTCATTGTTACTGCGAGTTCAATCGGGGAGGAGCTCTTTTATCGGGTTGCTGTTCAG GGAACAATGGCTGATGTGTTCTTGAGGGGCACCGAGCTCATGAAAGATGCACATGGAATCACATCTCTG ACTGGTGTAATGCCTCTGTTTGTCCCCTTTGCTCAAGCATTTGCTGCTGCTATCACGGCTGCTCTTACAGGGTCATTGTATTATGTTGCTACAGCTGCCGGCG ATCCTACTTATGTGGCTGCACCAGCGCTAAGTTCTCCCACTGGCCGTGAAGATCTCAAGAAGCTTCTTGCGG CTTGGTGTGAAAGAAGGGAAATGAAGAAGATATATTCTCCACTTCTGGAAGCTTTGCTAGCTCTCTACCTTGGATTCGAATGGATTCAG ACTCGTAATATtctagcgcctatgatcacacatGGGATGTATTCTGCTGTTTTGCTGGGACATGGGCTCTGCAGGATTCATGATGGGGAAAGGCAAGTGAAGGTGGAGCCGAAGAACTCCGATGAACCAATCGTAGAGCAAACAAGATGA
- the LOC135597675 gene encoding uncharacterized protein LOC135597675 isoform X3 produces the protein MELSCVASPRGLYVFPSTCASSGCGFCRRDRRKVAGWSRINASTEGSPEPIHTAGTNKPQRRDFAAGGPAMDVSASPVSSGTTSTTVVERSLAGGGDYDFSVLEKLATVVRLSYGIGIYGAMALATKFVCAISGTDWTGAFHPSLEAIVSGLCYAAPPIVALLFILDDEVVKHSPHARAIRDVEDEELRSFFHGMSPWQLMLIVTASSIGEELFYRVAVQGTMADVFLRGTELMKDAHGITSLTGVMPLFVPFAQAFAAAITAALTGSLYYVATAAGDPTYVAAPALSSPTGREDLKKLLAGVDVMQLGVKEGK, from the exons ATGGAGCTCAGCTGCGTCGCTTCTCCCCGTGGCCTCTACGTCTTCCCATCCACCTGTGCTTCTTCCGGATGTGGCTTCTGCCGCCGGGATAGGAGGAAGGTTGCTGGATGGTCTAGAATCAATGCGTCGACGGAGGGAAGCCCCGAGCCGATCCACACCGCAGGCACCAACAAGCCACAGCGTAGGGATTTCGCCGCAGGCGGTCCCGCGATGGACGTGTCCGCGTCGCCGGTATCTTCGGGTACCACGAGCACCACCGTTGTCGAGCGGAGCCTCGCTGGCGGCGGGGACTACGATTTCTCAGTCTTGGAGAAGCTGGCCACCGTCGTCAGGCTTAGCTACGGGATAG GCATATACGGAGCCATGGCGCTGGCGACCAAGTTCGTATGCGCCATCTCGGGGACAGATTGGACAGGCGCGTTCCATCCGTCGCTGGAAGCGATCGTGAGCGGCCTCTGTTATGCTGCTCCACCAATAGTGGCTCTGCTCTTCATCCTAGAT GACGAGGTCGTGAAGCACTCACCTCATGCTCGTGCTATTAGAGATGTAGAGGACGAGGAGCTCCGGAGCTTCTTCCATGGCATGTCACCATGGCAG CTCATGCTCATTGTTACTGCGAGTTCAATCGGGGAGGAGCTCTTTTATCGGGTTGCTGTTCAG GGAACAATGGCTGATGTGTTCTTGAGGGGCACCGAGCTCATGAAAGATGCACATGGAATCACATCTCTG ACTGGTGTAATGCCTCTGTTTGTCCCCTTTGCTCAAGCATTTGCTGCTGCTATCACGGCTGCTCTTACAGGGTCATTGTATTATGTTGCTACAGCTGCCGGCG ATCCTACTTATGTGGCTGCACCAGCGCTAAGTTCTCCCACTGGCCGTGAAGATCTCAAGAAGCTTCTTGCGG GTGTTGATGTTATGCAGCTTGGTGTGAAAGAAGGGAAATGA
- the LOC135597675 gene encoding uncharacterized protein LOC135597675 isoform X2, with protein MELSCVASPRGLYVFPSTCASSGCGFCRRDRRKVAGWSRINASTEGSPEPIHTAGTNKPQRRDFAAGGPAMDVSASPVSSGTTSTTVVERSLAGGGDYDFSVLEKLATVVRLSYGIGIYGAMALATKFVCAISGTDWTGAFHPSLEAIVSGLCYAAPPIVALLFILDDEVVKHSPHARAIRDVEDEELRSFFHGMSPWQLMLIVTASSIGEELFYRVAVQGTMADVFLRGTELMKDAHGITSLTGVMPLFVPFAQAFAAAITAALTGSLYYVATAAGGVSVLFPRNFMYLSRSYGRSPAHVSVNFLQILLMWLHQR; from the exons ATGGAGCTCAGCTGCGTCGCTTCTCCCCGTGGCCTCTACGTCTTCCCATCCACCTGTGCTTCTTCCGGATGTGGCTTCTGCCGCCGGGATAGGAGGAAGGTTGCTGGATGGTCTAGAATCAATGCGTCGACGGAGGGAAGCCCCGAGCCGATCCACACCGCAGGCACCAACAAGCCACAGCGTAGGGATTTCGCCGCAGGCGGTCCCGCGATGGACGTGTCCGCGTCGCCGGTATCTTCGGGTACCACGAGCACCACCGTTGTCGAGCGGAGCCTCGCTGGCGGCGGGGACTACGATTTCTCAGTCTTGGAGAAGCTGGCCACCGTCGTCAGGCTTAGCTACGGGATAG GCATATACGGAGCCATGGCGCTGGCGACCAAGTTCGTATGCGCCATCTCGGGGACAGATTGGACAGGCGCGTTCCATCCGTCGCTGGAAGCGATCGTGAGCGGCCTCTGTTATGCTGCTCCACCAATAGTGGCTCTGCTCTTCATCCTAGAT GACGAGGTCGTGAAGCACTCACCTCATGCTCGTGCTATTAGAGATGTAGAGGACGAGGAGCTCCGGAGCTTCTTCCATGGCATGTCACCATGGCAG CTCATGCTCATTGTTACTGCGAGTTCAATCGGGGAGGAGCTCTTTTATCGGGTTGCTGTTCAG GGAACAATGGCTGATGTGTTCTTGAGGGGCACCGAGCTCATGAAAGATGCACATGGAATCACATCTCTG ACTGGTGTAATGCCTCTGTTTGTCCCCTTTGCTCAAGCATTTGCTGCTGCTATCACGGCTGCTCTTACAGGGTCATTGTATTATGTTGCTACAGCTGCCGGCGGTGTGTCCGTCCTCTTCCCAAGAAACTTCATGTACCTCTCTCGTTCTTACGGTCGTTCTCCAGCTCATGTATCTGTCAACTTCTTGCAGATCCTACTTATGTGGCTGCACCAGCGCTAA
- the LOC135597677 gene encoding transcription factor bHLH96-like, protein MTLEALASAGLPPFFFYDTITATTSHHSGRASSSRFHNAGGDDVVGGYSGGTDERRQSAEVAGQGRRKRRRQRTHKNKEDAENQRMTHIAVERNRRRQMNEHLAVLRSLMPDSYIQRGDQASIVGGAIDFVKELEQLLQSLEAQKRTLQQRQAGKPESSPATADGGNRSSSSHSHGVDSPPFAQFFTFPQYGWRHPAAHDYPQPEDQLLPALADIEVTLIETHANVRILSPKRPHQLVKIVCGLQDLKLSILHLSLTTMDAMVLYSLSVKVEEGCSLATVDDIAAAIHRMLCLIQAEATAAAQ, encoded by the exons ATGACACTGGAAGCATTGGCTTCCGCCGGgcttcctcccttcttcttctacGACACCATCACCGCCACCACATCACACCATTCTGGTCGCGCCTCGAGTTCGAGGTTCCACAATGCCGGCGGCGACGATGTAGTGGGTGGCTACTCCGGAGGCACGGACGAAAGGAGGCAGAGCGCGGAAGTAGCAGGGCAAGGAAGGAGGAAGCGGCGGAGGCAGAGGACGCACAAGAACAAGGAGGACGCGGAGAACCAGAGGATGACCCACATTGCCGTCGAGCGCAATCGCCGCCGGCAGATGAACGAGCACCTCGCTGTGCTTCGCTCGCTCATGCCCGATTCCTACATCCAAAGG GGTGACCAGGCCTCCATTGTCGGAGGAGCTATCGATTTCGTGAAGGAGCTGGAGCAGCTTCTCCAATCACTCGAAGCACAGAAGAGAACGCTACAGCAGCGACAAGCAGGGAAGCCCGAGAGCTCTCCAGCGACCGCAGACGGCGGAAACAGGAGCAGCAGCAGCCACAGCCATGGGGTCGATTCCCCTCCCTTCGCTCAGTTCTTCACCTTCCCCCAGTACGGCTGGCGCCACCCCGCAGCTCACGACTACCCTCAACCGGAGGACCAGCTGCTGCCGGCGTTGGCCGACATCGAGGTGACCTTGATCGAGACGCACGCGAACGTCCGAATCCTGTCGCCGAAGAGGCCCCACCAGCTCGTCAAGATAGTGTGTGGGCTTCAGGACCTCAAGCTTTCCATACTTCACCTCAGTCTCACTACCATGGACGCCATGGTGCTCTACTCCCTCAGCGTCAAG GTGGAAGAAGGGTGCAGTCTGGCCACCGTCGATGACATTGCCGCTGCCATCCACCGTATGCTTTGTCTGATTCAAGCTGAGGCGACTGCTGCAGCCCAGTAG
- the LOC135597676 gene encoding E3 ubiquitin-protein ligase Os04g0590900-like: MAFTEDQQTWVPHVPTTDCSMGLCSFYCPQWCYVIFPPPPPVEFSGDDSGPTFSPLVISIIGVLAGAFLLVCYYTIVSRYCGTFDSLRRWIDPPGADNRDYGDGSVGHSRRRDAWHTSPKDGLDEALISKIAVYKYRRGDDTVQGTDCSVCLSEFREDDSLRLLPKCSHAFHLRCIDTWLRSHSNCPLCRADIVSVPPQLPAAPESENSVRAEDTERTIEMVLTIEDEETQLAGSSADAATDPPQIYCDPVAVEEADTIVEIGDDDTQLTRRSFSMDAARGSRVSIADVLRTSMEDELFVVSGSSSRRAAGEHSKVRGLHCALNPVLMKRSISNGRLRLTRHGKRRNGISVQESPE, from the coding sequence ATGGCGTTCACCGAAGACCAGCAAACTTGGGTTCCACATGTGCCGACGACGGACTGCTCCATGGGCTTGTGTAGCTTCTACTGCCCCCAGTGGTGCTATGTCATTTTCCCACCACCTCCCCCTGTCGAATTCTCCGGCGACGACTCCGGCCCCACCTTCTCCCCGCTCGTGATCTCCATCATCGGCGTCCTCGCGGGCGCTTTCCTCCTCGTCTGCTACTACACCATCGTCTCCAGATACTGCGGCACCTTTGACTCGCTGCGACGCTGGATCGATCCTCCGGGCGCGGACAACCGCGATTACGGTGACGGTAGCGTCGGCCACTCTCGCCGACGTGATGCTTGGCATACCTCCCCGAAGGACGGGCTCGACGAGGCCTTGATCAGTAAGATTGCGGTCTACAAGTATCGGAGAGGCGATGATACGGTGCAGGGCACGGATTGCTCCGTCTGCCTCAGCGAGTTCCGGGAGGATGACAGCCTCCGGTTGCTCCCCAAGTGCAGCCACGCCTTTCACCTCCGGTGCATCGACACTTGGCTGAGATCGCACTCCAATTGCCCTCTCTGCCGAGCCGATATCGTGTCGGTGCCGCCTCAGTTGCCGGCTGCTCCAGAGTCGGAGAACAGCGTTCGGGCCGAAGACACGGAACGCACCATTGAGATGGTTCTAACCATAGAGGACGAGGAGACGCAACTTGCTGGAAGCAGTGCGGACGCAGCGACTGATCCTCCACAGATCTACTGTGATCCGGTAGCGGTGGAGGAGGCCGACACCATAGTTGAGATCGGTGATGACGATACCCAACTAACGAGGCGATCGTTCTCCATGGACGCTGCGCGTGGCAGCCGGGTCTCGATCGCCGACGTCCTGCGAACGAGCATGGAGGACGAACTGTTCGTTGTCAGTGGCAGCTCGTCGAGGCGAGCTGCAGGCGAGCACAGTAAGGTAAGGGGCTTGCATTGTGCCCTGAACCCAGTCCTGATGAAGAGGTCGATCTCCAACGGGAGGTTACGCTTAACGAGGCACGGAAAGCGAAGGAATGGCATTTCAGTACAAGAATCTCCTGAATAG